One genomic segment of Pseudobdellovibrionaceae bacterium includes these proteins:
- a CDS encoding arginase, translated as MDIAWIGAANGSGSNHWGSRDGAHFLKEQLSGSDLIHLARMPIIEEDPTGFAMKALPALLDFNHRLALKTANAHRAGDFPVIVGGDHSCAIGTWSGIFARQSRKLGMLWIDAHMDAHTFNTSETGNIHGMPLATLLGRGFAPFVNLLEEGPKLDPKRTVLFGVRSYERGEAELLQSLNVRVYLMEEIFDRGFAVCFREASDRVRGGGGLPFGISLDLDALDPAQVPSVGTPVRAGLDAGELLRAFPQILGDEDLQAFELVEFNPHEDVADRGLSFVIEVLNLVQNARLDLSVAALRPYTQKRRPPAGLRP; from the coding sequence ATGGATATCGCATGGATTGGCGCCGCAAATGGTTCAGGATCGAATCACTGGGGATCGCGGGATGGGGCTCACTTTCTGAAGGAGCAGCTCAGCGGCTCGGATCTCATTCATTTGGCGCGGATGCCGATCATCGAAGAGGACCCGACCGGGTTCGCCATGAAAGCGCTGCCCGCGCTTTTGGATTTCAATCATAGACTCGCACTGAAAACCGCCAACGCTCACCGGGCCGGAGACTTTCCGGTGATCGTTGGCGGGGACCATAGCTGCGCCATCGGGACCTGGTCCGGGATCTTCGCGCGTCAGTCGCGGAAGCTCGGCATGCTCTGGATCGACGCCCATATGGACGCGCACACCTTCAACACCTCGGAAACCGGAAACATCCACGGCATGCCGCTCGCGACGCTTCTGGGACGCGGATTCGCGCCCTTCGTGAACCTCCTCGAAGAAGGCCCGAAGCTCGACCCGAAACGCACGGTGCTTTTCGGCGTACGGAGTTACGAGCGCGGCGAAGCGGAACTCCTGCAATCACTGAATGTGCGTGTCTATCTGATGGAAGAAATCTTCGATCGCGGTTTCGCGGTCTGCTTCCGCGAAGCGAGCGATCGCGTGCGTGGCGGAGGCGGACTCCCCTTCGGCATCTCGCTGGATCTCGACGCGCTCGATCCCGCCCAAGTCCCGTCCGTCGGCACCCCGGTCCGCGCAGGCCTCGACGCCGGCGAGCTGCTGCGCGCCTTCCCCCAAATCCTGGGCGACGAAGACCTCCAAGCCTTCGAACTCGTCGAGTTCAACCCCCACGAGGACGTCGCCGACCGCGGCCTCAGCTTCGTCATCGAAGTCCTCAACCTCGTCCAAAACGCCCGCCTCGATCTCTCGGTCGCAGCCCTACGCCCCTACACCCAAAAACGCCGCCCGCCCGCCGGACTCCGCCCGTAG
- the ahpC gene encoding peroxiredoxin produces MAATLINTKVPDFKVQAYHNNDFRTVTNKDLAGKWSIFFFYPADFTFVCPTELGDMADKYAAFQKLGVEVYGVSTDTHFTHKAWHDASDTIKKIKYPMLADPTGALSRAFGVYIEEDGMAYRGTFVVNPEGQIKLAEVHDNGIGRNAEELFRKVQAAQYTATHPGEVCPAKWQPGDKTLKPGLDLVGKI; encoded by the coding sequence ATGGCAGCGACTCTGATCAATACGAAAGTGCCCGACTTCAAAGTTCAGGCTTACCACAATAACGACTTCCGCACCGTCACCAACAAAGACCTTGCGGGCAAATGGTCGATCTTCTTCTTCTACCCTGCGGACTTCACATTCGTCTGCCCGACCGAACTCGGCGACATGGCGGATAAATACGCGGCTTTCCAAAAGCTGGGCGTCGAAGTGTACGGCGTTTCGACCGACACTCACTTCACGCACAAGGCATGGCATGACGCTTCGGACACGATCAAAAAGATCAAGTACCCGATGCTCGCGGATCCGACCGGCGCCCTCTCGCGCGCGTTCGGCGTCTACATCGAGGAAGACGGCATGGCTTACCGCGGAACTTTCGTGGTGAACCCCGAAGGCCAAATCAAATTGGCGGAAGTGCACGACAACGGCATCGGCCGCAACGCCGAAGAGCTGTTCCGTAAAGTGCAAGCGGCTCAGTACACCGCGACTCACCCCGGAGAAGTTTGCCCCGCGAAATGGCAACCCGGCGACAAGACCCTGAAGCCCGGTTTGGACCTGGTCGGCAAGATCTAG
- a CDS encoding LysR family transcriptional regulator: protein MSKSKLNFSLTQLEYVLTVNRLGQFAKAAEACNVTQPTLSMQIQKLEEELGVVIFDRSKKPILLTDVGRKLVEQMTAVVHEARRIESLIQNEKKGAQAGELRLGVIPTIAPYLLPKLLPHLESNYPEIELVIKELRTSDIIDALENDEIDVGILATPLGRPKIQEVALYYEPFSVFCRKNHEYAAQKKMKYTSLKMDDVWLLEEGHCMRNQVLDLCSNRKVRGGRRRYQFESGNLETLKNLVEQYGGYTLLPSLATENLRADTKLVGFERPVPAREIGLVYRREHFRSELIEVLGDAILASIPDEVRRIRPKDLEVLPITES from the coding sequence ATGTCGAAATCAAAACTCAATTTCTCGCTGACTCAACTTGAGTACGTTTTGACCGTCAATCGTCTGGGCCAGTTCGCGAAGGCGGCGGAGGCCTGCAACGTGACTCAGCCGACGCTCTCGATGCAGATCCAAAAGTTAGAGGAAGAGCTCGGCGTCGTGATTTTCGACCGCTCCAAAAAACCGATTTTGCTGACCGACGTGGGACGCAAACTGGTCGAGCAGATGACCGCGGTGGTGCACGAGGCGCGCCGGATCGAGAGTCTCATCCAAAACGAGAAAAAGGGCGCGCAGGCGGGCGAACTGCGTCTCGGGGTGATCCCGACCATCGCTCCTTATTTGCTACCGAAACTCCTGCCGCATCTGGAATCGAATTATCCCGAGATCGAGCTCGTGATCAAAGAGCTGCGCACGAGCGACATCATCGACGCTCTCGAAAACGACGAGATCGACGTGGGGATTCTCGCGACGCCGCTCGGTCGCCCGAAAATTCAGGAGGTCGCGCTCTACTACGAACCTTTCTCGGTCTTCTGCCGCAAAAACCACGAGTACGCGGCCCAGAAGAAGATGAAGTACACCTCTTTGAAAATGGACGACGTGTGGCTTCTGGAAGAGGGGCACTGCATGCGCAATCAGGTTTTGGATCTGTGCTCGAACCGCAAAGTGCGGGGCGGGAGACGCCGCTACCAGTTCGAAAGCGGCAATCTGGAAACGCTGAAAAATCTGGTCGAGCAGTACGGCGGCTACACGCTCCTCCCGTCGCTCGCCACCGAAAACCTCCGCGCCGACACCAAACTCGTGGGCTTCGAACGCCCGGTCCCGGCCCGCGAAATCGGCCTCGTCTACCGCCGCGAACACTTCCGCTCCGAACTCATCGAAGTCCTGGGCGACGCCATCCTGGCCAGCATCCCCGACGAAGTCCGCCGCATCCGCCCCAAAGACCTCGAAGTCCTCCCGATCACGGAGTCGTAG
- the prpB gene encoding methylisocitrate lyase gives MLFPTTTAADKRKALRAGLKSGKLLRFPGAFAPIVAMQIERLKYEGVYISGSVLSNDLGYPDIGLTTLTEVGQRGRQIARVTSLPTIIDADTGFGEPMSAARTMQEFIELGLAGCHLEDQVNPKRCGHLDGKSLVGRDEMIRKVRSAAQARTLDPNFVIIARTDARASEGLDAAIDRAKAYVDAGADMIFPEALADLGEFEKFRKAVNAPLLANMTEFGKSKLFTTKELEGVGFNMVIYPVTTFRLALGASEKGLAQIMKDGTQEPSVPNMQTRKELYELTRYEEYNSWDQNVFNFKV, from the coding sequence ATGCTGTTTCCCACGACCACGGCCGCGGACAAACGCAAGGCGCTCCGCGCGGGCTTGAAATCGGGAAAGCTTCTGCGCTTTCCCGGTGCGTTCGCGCCGATCGTGGCGATGCAGATCGAACGCCTGAAGTACGAGGGCGTTTACATTTCGGGGTCGGTTCTTTCGAACGACCTCGGCTATCCCGACATCGGCCTCACGACCTTGACCGAAGTGGGTCAGCGCGGGCGCCAGATCGCGCGGGTCACGTCGCTCCCGACGATCATCGACGCTGACACCGGCTTCGGTGAGCCCATGAGCGCCGCGCGCACCATGCAGGAATTCATCGAGCTGGGGCTCGCGGGTTGCCACCTCGAGGATCAGGTCAATCCCAAGCGCTGCGGTCACCTGGACGGAAAGTCTTTGGTCGGCCGTGACGAGATGATCCGCAAAGTCCGTTCGGCCGCGCAGGCGCGCACGCTCGACCCAAACTTCGTCATCATCGCCCGCACCGACGCTCGTGCCTCGGAGGGACTGGACGCCGCGATCGACCGCGCGAAAGCCTACGTCGACGCCGGGGCCGACATGATCTTCCCCGAAGCTTTGGCGGATCTGGGTGAGTTCGAAAAATTCCGCAAGGCCGTGAACGCGCCCTTGCTCGCGAATATGACCGAGTTCGGAAAATCGAAGCTCTTCACGACGAAAGAACTCGAAGGCGTCGGCTTCAACATGGTGATCTACCCGGTGACCACCTTCCGCTTGGCGCTGGGCGCTTCGGAAAAAGGTCTCGCGCAGATCATGAAAGATGGAACGCAAGAGCCCTCGGTGCCGAATATGCAAACCCGCAAGGAATTGTACGAACTCACCCGCTACGAAGAGTACAACTCGTGGGATCAAAACGTTTTCAATTTTAAAGTTTAA
- a CDS encoding MmgE/PrpD family protein, translating into MRQIPVRVYPSKEKLNREDQLAWKIAEIATDNAPIGEAVTDMVINRIIDNASVAVASLNRGPVASARAMAVAHPRQGGATVFGMPNSQRFSAEWAAWANGTAVRELDYHDTFLAADYSHPGDNIPPILAVAQQKGKNGAELLKGIVTGYEVHVNLVKAICLHMHKKDHIAHLCPASAAGIGTLLGLSTETVFQAVQQAVHVSFTTRQSRKGEISSWKAFAPAHSSKLAIEAVDRCMRGEGAPSPIYEGEDSVIAYMLDGKNGKYTVPMPEKGEPKLAILETYTKEHSAEYQSQALIDLAARMKSKIKNFDDIKDIVIHTSHHTHYVIGTGAGDPQKMDPQASRETLDHSIMYIFAVALEDGGWHHVKSYTRERATKPSTVALWHKISTVEDKQWTAWYHEQDPNKKRFGGRVEITMKDGTKLVDELGVANAHPAGAKPFVRADYVKKFQMLTEGLITPEESKRFLDLVQNLPNLTAAQVQELNVQMDLTKLTHHSRDEKGIF; encoded by the coding sequence ATGCGTCAGATTCCTGTGCGTGTTTATCCGTCGAAAGAAAAACTCAACCGCGAAGATCAACTCGCGTGGAAGATCGCGGAGATCGCGACCGATAACGCGCCGATTGGCGAGGCCGTCACCGACATGGTCATCAACCGCATCATCGACAACGCGTCGGTTGCGGTCGCTTCGCTGAACCGTGGTCCCGTCGCTTCGGCTCGCGCCATGGCGGTGGCCCATCCCCGTCAAGGCGGCGCGACCGTCTTCGGTATGCCGAACTCGCAACGCTTCAGCGCCGAGTGGGCGGCATGGGCGAACGGCACGGCGGTTCGTGAGCTCGATTACCATGACACCTTCCTGGCCGCGGACTACTCGCACCCCGGCGACAACATTCCCCCGATCCTCGCGGTCGCTCAGCAAAAAGGGAAAAACGGCGCCGAGCTGCTGAAGGGCATCGTCACCGGTTACGAAGTCCACGTGAACCTCGTGAAGGCGATCTGCCTGCATATGCACAAAAAAGATCATATCGCGCACTTGTGCCCCGCTTCCGCGGCCGGCATCGGCACGCTCCTCGGCCTTTCGACCGAGACGGTTTTCCAGGCCGTGCAACAGGCCGTGCACGTGAGCTTCACCACCCGCCAATCGCGTAAAGGTGAAATCTCGTCGTGGAAGGCGTTCGCGCCGGCGCACTCTTCGAAGTTGGCCATTGAGGCCGTCGATCGCTGCATGCGCGGCGAAGGCGCACCCTCGCCCATCTACGAAGGCGAAGACTCGGTCATCGCTTATATGCTGGACGGCAAGAACGGGAAATACACCGTGCCCATGCCAGAAAAGGGCGAGCCCAAACTCGCGATCCTCGAGACCTACACGAAAGAGCACTCGGCCGAGTATCAATCGCAAGCGCTCATCGATCTCGCGGCTCGTATGAAGTCGAAAATCAAAAACTTCGACGACATCAAAGACATCGTGATCCACACCTCGCACCACACCCACTACGTCATCGGTACGGGCGCGGGCGATCCCCAGAAAATGGATCCCCAAGCTTCGCGCGAGACGCTCGATCACTCGATCATGTACATCTTCGCGGTGGCCCTGGAAGACGGCGGCTGGCACCACGTGAAGTCCTACACCCGTGAGCGCGCGACGAAGCCCTCGACCGTTGCGCTCTGGCACAAGATCTCGACCGTGGAAGACAAGCAGTGGACCGCTTGGTACCACGAGCAAGATCCGAACAAAAAACGCTTCGGCGGCCGCGTGGAAATCACCATGAAAGACGGCACGAAGTTGGTGGATGAGTTGGGCGTCGCGAACGCGCACCCGGCGGGCGCGAAACCCTTCGTGCGTGCGGACTACGTGAAGAAGTTCCAGATGCTGACCGAAGGCCTCATCACTCCCGAAGAGTCGAAGCGCTTCTTGGATCTGGTCCAGAACCTGCCGAACCTCACGGCGGCGCAAGTGCAAGAGCTGAACGTGCAGATGGATCTGACCAAACTCACTCACCACTCGCGCGACGAAAAGGGGATCTTCTAA
- a CDS encoding bifunctional 2-methylcitrate synthase/citrate synthase: MSDKILNPDYVPEPDKMNTKKGLEGAVIDTTSISKVTAETSSLIYRGYPVQELAEQCRFEETAYLLWNGELPNKTQLAEFEKLERSYREISKDNLQVIRLLPKKCHPMDSIRTGVSFLGTEDQRIWDKASNPDKAMMLLAKIPTMVAADYRFKKGLDFIPPNPNLSIAENFFQMCFGKVPSADVVKAFDASLTLYAEHSFNASTFTTRVVTSTESDIYSATVAGIGALKGPLHGGANEMVMHMMIEIADPTKAEQWMIDALAQKKKVMGFGHRVYKYGDSRVPTMKKYAQKMADVTGEQKWMQMYEKLEKVMAEKKKIYPNLDFPAGPAYYMMGFEIDFFTPIFVMARTTGWSAHIIEQAANNRIIRPLSEWVGSEERHVKPLSERQ, translated from the coding sequence ATGAGCGACAAAATTTTGAATCCGGATTACGTACCGGAACCCGATAAAATGAACACCAAAAAGGGCCTCGAGGGCGCGGTCATCGACACGACCTCGATTTCGAAAGTCACCGCGGAAACCAGTTCGCTCATCTACCGTGGTTATCCCGTGCAAGAACTCGCCGAACAGTGCCGCTTCGAGGAAACCGCTTACCTGCTGTGGAACGGTGAGCTTCCGAACAAGACGCAGCTGGCGGAATTCGAAAAGCTCGAGCGTTCGTACCGCGAAATCTCGAAGGACAACCTTCAGGTCATTCGTTTGCTTCCGAAAAAGTGCCATCCCATGGATTCCATCCGCACGGGCGTGAGCTTCCTGGGCACCGAAGATCAGCGCATCTGGGACAAGGCATCGAATCCCGATAAGGCGATGATGCTGCTCGCGAAAATCCCCACCATGGTGGCGGCGGATTACCGCTTCAAAAAGGGTCTGGATTTCATTCCCCCGAACCCCAATCTCTCCATCGCCGAAAATTTCTTCCAGATGTGTTTCGGCAAAGTCCCCTCGGCGGACGTGGTGAAGGCGTTCGACGCCTCGCTGACTCTGTACGCGGAGCACTCGTTCAACGCCTCAACCTTCACGACTCGCGTTGTGACTTCGACCGAATCCGACATCTACTCGGCGACGGTGGCGGGTATTGGCGCCTTGAAAGGCCCGCTCCACGGCGGCGCGAACGAAATGGTCATGCATATGATGATCGAGATCGCGGATCCCACAAAAGCCGAGCAGTGGATGATCGACGCTCTGGCGCAGAAGAAAAAAGTCATGGGCTTCGGTCACCGCGTGTACAAATACGGCGACTCGCGCGTTCCCACCATGAAGAAGTACGCGCAGAAGATGGCCGACGTCACCGGCGAGCAAAAGTGGATGCAAATGTACGAGAAGCTCGAAAAAGTCATGGCCGAGAAGAAGAAGATCTACCCCAACCTGGATTTCCCGGCGGGTCCCGCCTACTACATGATGGGCTTCGAGATCGACTTCTTCACCCCCATCTTCGTGATGGCCCGCACCACCGGCTGGTCGGCGCACATCATCGAGCAAGCGGCCAACAACCGTATCATCCGCCCCTTGTCGGAGTGGGTGGGCTCAGAAGAACGCCACGTAAAACCTTTGTCGGAACGCCAATAG